DNA from Gramella sp. MAR_2010_147:
AATTTTTTAAAAGGTTCCTGCCATAGGGCTAAGATCAGTAAAAAGGTTACTCCGCATACCTTGAGACATAGTTTTGCAACCCATATGCTTGAAAATGGCACAGATCTAAGATACATTCAGGAACTCCTGGGGCATGCGAAACCAGAAACCACGATGATCTACACCCATGTAGCAAAAAAGGATCTTATGCGAATTCAGAGTCCGTTAGATGTAAGCATTAAAGAGTTATTGGAAAAAAGCGGTAAAGGCGACTCTAACCTGCGTTTATCCCGAAACATACTCGGATAAAAATGTATATTTGGTTGGATATAACGAGTTATAGCGCATTTAATGAAATGTCAGCAAAGAAAAAATTACCATGGATTTTTATTAATTTCTTCATATCAAAAAATCTTTTATGAAGAGTTAAAATAGAAATTTATGACATAAAAAAAGCAGGTTATAAACCTGCTTTTTTCCTATAATTTAAATTTTACTCCAAGCCTGCCGTTATGATAACCATGGTTGGTATCACCATCGTCATCTTTTAAACGGTTTGTCACTTCAGTACTAAAATTCCCATATATCGAGAAACGATCATTAAACTGATATTCTAGACCTAATAATCCATTAAGCCCTGCTCTTTTTACATTCTCTTCTCCCAACGCATTTTTTGGATTACTACCTAAATAATTAAGTTCTAAACCGCCCAGCATATGAAAATCTGAATTGAACAGACGGTATTTTAAAGAAGTAGACAAAAGGTATCTATCAGATTCATCCAGTTTTGCATAAATCAATTCAGAATTTAACCCAAAATTTTTATTAAAACCTGTATCGAAAGTTAAACCCAAATAAATCCCATTCCCATCATGATCACCAGGATTGTATTTTTCCTTTATCTGACCAACATTAGCCAAGTCAAATTTGGAAGTAATTATTCCAGAGGTAAATCCAAATTTTGAATATTTTACTTCATGCTGTGTTTCCTGCGCATTAACAGAATAGGTCATTATTGCAAATAATGCAATTAAACTAAGTTTTTTGAACATTTAAATTAATTTTAATCGAATTAGTAGTGATATTAATTTTAAAGTCAGCTAAAATATTAAAACATTTAAATAATAACGTCTTTGTATAAAAAAAATGAAAGTTATATTATTCGATTTCTATTTGTTCAAATAAAAATTCTAACTTCAATTCAAATATAAAAGTCCAAAAGCCTAAAGATAATTTTTATACTAAAACGCGCTATAACAACGGTTATCGCAAATAAGCGGCACCGTTAGAAAGAAAATAATTAACTAGATCAACTATTAAAACACTAAGCCGACAAATTCGCGTTCCTTACTCCGCCAACTTGCGTTAACCGGGACCGTTGTGCACTATTTACGAAGCGATCGAACTAATTAAGAAAATAGATTAC
Protein-coding regions in this window:
- a CDS encoding outer membrane beta-barrel protein translates to MFKKLSLIALFAIMTYSVNAQETQHEVKYSKFGFTSGIITSKFDLANVGQIKEKYNPGDHDGNGIYLGLTFDTGFNKNFGLNSELIYAKLDESDRYLLSTSLKYRLFNSDFHMLGGLELNYLGSNPKNALGEENVKRAGLNGLLGLEYQFNDRFSIYGNFSTEVTNRLKDDDGDTNHGYHNGRLGVKFKL